The following proteins come from a genomic window of Malus domestica chromosome 02, GDT2T_hap1:
- the LOC103406064 gene encoding uncharacterized protein isoform X2: MQSERDNKGSVSRSRGLLDSFRGFGSRRSMFPSLFGGRDPFDDPFFNHPIGSMFESSIFGPSSVSSDTPESGRANEISVEELNSDDEGGDDIVTGDERDNCGKQSVSSKEPSVEHPDDVLDERKSKDETYRNDRNKVEGTQTQVRGLSFQTCRVTYGGVDGAYYTSTRTRRAGSDGVVLEEAKEADKTTGQATHRISRGLYDKGHSVTRKLKSDGKVDMLQTLHNLNEDELPGFEEAWTGNVGGHLPGWRYEFDMHGNTSSSTSREQSRGEAFSGVGLLPSSEHVQSSRGMESDNATKTTSDGRTKRVVRINIE, encoded by the exons atgcAGAGTGAAAGAGACAATAAAGGTAGTGTTTCTCGGTCACGCGGATTGTTAGATAGTTTTCGGGGCTTTGGGTCCCGGAGAAGTATGTTCCCTAGCCtctttggtggaagagatccatTTGATGATCCCTTCTTTAATCACCCGATTGGTAGCATGTTCGAGTCTAGTATTTTCGGTCCAAGTTCTGTTTCTAGTGATACACCGGAGAGTGGTAGAGCCAATGAAATATCAGTAGAAGAACTGAACTCTGATGATGAGGGAGGGGATGATATAGTTACTGGGGATGAGAGAGATAACTGTGGAAAGCAATCTGTTTCGAGTAAAGAACCATCTGTTGAGCATCCAGATGATGTTTTGGACG AAAGGAAAAGCAAGGATGAGACATATAGAAATGACCGCAATAAGGTGGAAGGCACTCAGACCCAAGTCCGTGGTTTATCTTTTCAGACTTGCAGAGTCACATATGGTGGTGTAGATGGAGCATATTACACTTCTACGAGAACCAGAAGGGCGGGCAGTGATGGC GTGGTGCTTGAGGAGGCCAAAGAAGCAGATAAAACAACCGGTCAAGCAACACATAGAATCTCGAGAGGACTTTATGACAAG GGTCATTCTGTTACAAGGAAGCTCAAGTCAGATGGGAAGGTGGATATGTTGCAAACTTTACACAATTTAAATGAAG ATGAGCTTCCTGGTTTTGAAGAAGCATGGACTGGTAATGTTGGAGGGCACTTGCCCGGCTGGAGATATGAATTTGATATGCATGGCAATACCA GTTCCTCCACTAGCAGAGAGCAGAGTAGAGGAGAGGCGTTTTCAGGAGTGGGGCTTCTTCCATCTTCTGAGCACGTGCAAAGCAGCAGAGGAATGGAATCAGACAACGCAACAAAGACTACCTCCGATGGGAGGACCAAAAGGGTTGTCAGAATCAATATAGAGTAA
- the LOC103406064 gene encoding uncharacterized protein isoform X1 — MQSERDNKGSVSRSRGLLDSFRGFGSRRSMFPSLFGGRDPFDDPFFNHPIGSMFESSIFGPSSVSSDTPESGRANEISVEELNSDDEGGDDIVTGDERDNCGKQSVSSKEPSVEHPDDVLDEERKSKDETYRNDRNKVEGTQTQVRGLSFQTCRVTYGGVDGAYYTSTRTRRAGSDGVVLEEAKEADKTTGQATHRISRGLYDKGHSVTRKLKSDGKVDMLQTLHNLNEDELPGFEEAWTGNVGGHLPGWRYEFDMHGNTSSSTSREQSRGEAFSGVGLLPSSEHVQSSRGMESDNATKTTSDGRTKRVVRINIE; from the exons atgcAGAGTGAAAGAGACAATAAAGGTAGTGTTTCTCGGTCACGCGGATTGTTAGATAGTTTTCGGGGCTTTGGGTCCCGGAGAAGTATGTTCCCTAGCCtctttggtggaagagatccatTTGATGATCCCTTCTTTAATCACCCGATTGGTAGCATGTTCGAGTCTAGTATTTTCGGTCCAAGTTCTGTTTCTAGTGATACACCGGAGAGTGGTAGAGCCAATGAAATATCAGTAGAAGAACTGAACTCTGATGATGAGGGAGGGGATGATATAGTTACTGGGGATGAGAGAGATAACTGTGGAAAGCAATCTGTTTCGAGTAAAGAACCATCTGTTGAGCATCCAGATGATGTTTTGGACG AAGAAAGGAAAAGCAAGGATGAGACATATAGAAATGACCGCAATAAGGTGGAAGGCACTCAGACCCAAGTCCGTGGTTTATCTTTTCAGACTTGCAGAGTCACATATGGTGGTGTAGATGGAGCATATTACACTTCTACGAGAACCAGAAGGGCGGGCAGTGATGGC GTGGTGCTTGAGGAGGCCAAAGAAGCAGATAAAACAACCGGTCAAGCAACACATAGAATCTCGAGAGGACTTTATGACAAG GGTCATTCTGTTACAAGGAAGCTCAAGTCAGATGGGAAGGTGGATATGTTGCAAACTTTACACAATTTAAATGAAG ATGAGCTTCCTGGTTTTGAAGAAGCATGGACTGGTAATGTTGGAGGGCACTTGCCCGGCTGGAGATATGAATTTGATATGCATGGCAATACCA GTTCCTCCACTAGCAGAGAGCAGAGTAGAGGAGAGGCGTTTTCAGGAGTGGGGCTTCTTCCATCTTCTGAGCACGTGCAAAGCAGCAGAGGAATGGAATCAGACAACGCAACAAAGACTACCTCCGATGGGAGGACCAAAAGGGTTGTCAGAATCAATATAGAGTAA